One window from the genome of Nicotiana sylvestris chromosome 9, ASM39365v2, whole genome shotgun sequence encodes:
- the LOC138877335 gene encoding uncharacterized protein encodes MTYILVAVDYVSKWVEAIALPNNEASSVIAFLKKNIFTRFGTPRAILSDGGSHFCNKAFARLLENYGVKHKVATPYHTHSSGQVDVLNKEIKNILAKTVNANRIDWSKKLDDALWAYRTAFKTLISTSPYRLVLAKLVTCQ; translated from the coding sequence ATGACCTACATTTTGGTGGCTGTGGACTATgtctctaaatgggttgaagcaatcgCCTTACCAAACAATGAAGCAAGTAGTGTGATcgcatttttgaagaaaaacatattcacacGGTTTGGCACTCCAAGGGCCATCCTGAGTGATGGTGGGTCTCATTTCTGTAACAAGGCTTTCGCTAGGCTACTTGAAAATTATGGTGTAAAGCACAAGGTGGCCACACCTTATCATACTCATTCGAGTGGTCAAGTTGACGTTTTGAACAAAGAAATCAAGAATATTCTAGCAAAAACCGTTAATGCAAACAGGATCGACTGGTCAAAGAAGCtagatgatgcattatgggcCTATCGCACAGCATTCAAGACCCTTATTAGCACTTCACCATACAGGTTGGTTTTGGCAAAGCTTGTCACTTGCCAGTAG